A genomic segment from Corylus avellana chromosome ca5, CavTom2PMs-1.0 encodes:
- the LOC132181929 gene encoding uncharacterized protein LOC132181929 codes for MRQMEEFREALEFCNLHDLQYSGPKFTWSNKRGGDDFVQERLDRATTNGEWLEIFQYMTVEILATRSSDHAPVHVMACIQPQGLVRHSPRFFYEGGWGKQEENRKTIKKVWVAKIQAGNEWQKLKKKIEGSKREILCWRRKNKEQNENGIEQKTKQLVLFQQTEGPDKNEEIEQIQKDLHELLEAEEMGWRQQA; via the coding sequence ATGAGGCAAATGGAGGAGTTTAGAGAGGCTTTGGAGTTTTGCAATTTGCATGATCTTCAATATAGTGGCCCAAAATTTACGTGGAGCAATAAAAGGGGAGGAGATGATTTTGTTCAAGAAAGATTAGATAGAGCCACGACCAATGGTGAGTGGTTGGagatttttcaatatatgacAGTGGAGATTTTGGCCACAAGAAGTTCTGATCATGCTCCTGTCCATGTTATGGCGTGTATTCAACCCCAAGGTTTGGTGAGGCACAGTCCACGTTTCTTCTATGAGGGAGGCTGGGGAAAGCAAGAGGAGAATCgcaaaactattaaaaaagtatggGTAGCAAAGATTCAGGCCGGGAATGAATggcaaaaattaaagaagaaaattgagGGGAGCAAGAGGGAGATTCTTTGTTGGAGGAGGAAAAACAAGGagcaaaatgaaaatggaaTTGAACAAAAAACGAAGCAGCTTGTGCTATTTCAACAAACAGAGGGGCCGGACAAAAATGAGGAGATCGAGCAGATTCAAAAAGATTTACATGAGTTGTTGGAGGCGGAGG